A section of the Candidatus Effluviviaceae Genus I sp. genome encodes:
- a CDS encoding anaerobic ribonucleoside-triphosphate reductase activating protein, whose amino-acid sequence MKFGIKGFDRMSLVDWDGMVATTLYVSGCNFRCPYCHNSGLVLFPDEYETVGVAEVLAYVKEQNDFLDGAVISGGEPCTHRDLPELAELLRGAGVRVKLDTNGSFPDLIETLIRRDLVDYVAMDVKAPLDFESYSRSAGITDARLVERVRDSVDLLLDGKVDYEFRTTVVPALHRATDLTRIAEQIRGARRFVIQNYKPRTTIDPEFLEETPYNPERLEEFQKMAAGAVEECLVRGL is encoded by the coding sequence GTGAAGTTCGGCATCAAGGGCTTCGACCGCATGTCCCTCGTCGACTGGGACGGCATGGTCGCGACCACGCTCTACGTCTCCGGCTGCAACTTCCGTTGTCCGTACTGCCACAACTCCGGCCTCGTGCTCTTCCCCGACGAGTACGAGACCGTCGGCGTCGCCGAGGTCCTCGCGTACGTGAAGGAGCAGAACGACTTCCTCGACGGGGCCGTGATCTCCGGCGGTGAGCCGTGCACCCACCGCGACCTGCCCGAGCTCGCCGAGCTCCTGCGCGGGGCCGGCGTGCGCGTCAAGCTGGACACCAACGGCTCATTCCCCGACCTCATCGAGACGCTCATACGGCGGGACCTGGTCGACTACGTCGCGATGGACGTCAAGGCGCCGCTGGACTTCGAGTCATACTCGAGGAGCGCGGGGATCACCGACGCGCGTCTGGTGGAGCGGGTCCGCGACAGCGTGGATCTGCTTCTGGACGGCAAGGTGGACTACGAGTTCCGCACGACCGTCGTGCCGGCGCTGCACCGCGCGACGGACCTCACGAGGATCGCCGAGCAGATCAGGGGCGCGCGGCGATTCGTCATCCAGAACTACAAGCCCCGGACCACGATCGACCCGGAGTTCCTCGAAGAGACTCCGTACAACCCGGAGCGGTTGGAGGAGTTTCAGAAGATGGCGGCGGGCGCGGTCGAGGAGTGCCTCGTTCGCGGCCTGTGA